One Anolis carolinensis isolate JA03-04 chromosome 4, rAnoCar3.1.pri, whole genome shotgun sequence DNA window includes the following coding sequences:
- the mob3c gene encoding MOB kinase activator 3C, with the protein MALCLKQVFNKDKTFRPRKKFEPGTQRFELYKKAQASLKSGLDLKAVVQLPPGENINDWIAVHLVDFFNRINLIYGTMSEFCTEKTCPIMSGGLRYEYRWQDDYRFKRPTKLSAPQYMCMLMDWIETLINNEDIFPTRIGVPFPKNFQQVCTKILTRLFRVFVHVYIHHFDSIISMGAEAHVNTCYKHFYYFITEFSLVDQRELEPLKEMTDRICH; encoded by the exons atggctttgtGCCTTAAACAAGTTTTTAACAAAGACAAAACATTTCGACCTCGGAAGAAATTTGAGCCAGGTACCCAGCGGTTTGAGCTGTACAAGAAAGCCCAGGCCTCACTCAAATCAGGACTAGACCTGAAGGCTGTTGTCCAGCTACCCCCAGGGGAGAACATCAATGACTGGATCGCAGTGCATCTGGTGGACTTTTTCAACCGGATCAATCTCATCTATGGGACCATGTCAGAGTTCTGCACTGAGAAGACCTGTCCCATCATGTCAGGTGGCCTCAGGTATGAGTACCGGTGGCAGGATGACTACAGATTCAAGAGGCCAACCAAGCTCTCTGCTCCCCAGTATATGTGCATGCTGATGGACTGGATAGAGACACTGATTAATAATGAGGACATCTTTCCTACCAGGATAG GTGTCCCTTTCCCCAAGAATTTCCAGCAAGTCTGCACCAAGATCCTCACTCGCCTCTTCAGGGTCTTTGTCCATGTCTATATCCATCATTTTGACAGCATCATCAGCATGGGTGCAGAAGCTCATGTCAACACCTGCTACAAGCACTTTTACTACTTCATCACTGAATTTAGTTTGGTTGACCAAAGGGAACTAGAGCCTCTG AAGGAAATGACAGACAGGATATGTCACTAA